The stretch of DNA GGACCTTTTTCTGGACTATGTGCCTTGAATCTATCCTCGTACAATGTGTGCCAGGGCAGTGGTAAATTGGtgccttttgttttgtttgctaGTATAAAATTTGTAGTCACTTCCTTCTTCATTCATGGGAGGCAGGGagtttttagttatttatttatttttcactttctGTTTTGAATGTTTagttagtgggattaaggtttgtggTGATGGCGATGATGATGAGTTAGTGATACCATTCTCTATTTTAGACTTGTTGCTCTCATGGGGTAGAAGTTGCATGAGTAGCAGTCAGGGATATATTATGCttgtgtctttttttttattttaatctggAACTTATTGGGTGATTCTTGAGGGCATAGTATGTTGTATTCCTTATGGAAGCCCTTTTGTGGGTGAGGGAACACACTCCTTTATATCTTTTTCTGTCACTTCATTGACGAATGTATTTGCTTGCGGGGGTGTTCTATAGCACTTCATATTGCAGTtcaatttttatgatatttgttatcaaaatttatagtattgcattcttttattttggttcTTAATTATACAAGAAAAACATACCAAGCTTTTATCTCACTAATTTGCTTCTTAATTATATTTGATCAAAATGTCTACGCATCAATCCACCAGGAGATGAACTTGGCAGAAGAACAAATACAGTGCTCTGAAGCACTTCTGGAGATGAGCCACGGGCATTGGGAGGGCTGCCACCGATCAGAAATATATACGTCTGAAATGACGAGCTTAATGGACAGATTCCAGCCAGATTTCTCGGCACCATCAGGGGAGTCACTGAGGCAGGTTGAATTCCGAATGGCGCAGTTCTTAAATGGAACAGTTGTGGGACTACCAGAAAAGTTCAGATCAGATTTCTCTCCCCCCTCTCAGAATGAGAGTGAAGAGTTTACACATCACAGTTCTCACGCTCTTACAAACTCATCAATTCATGATCATCGGTTTGGGCCTTCTCTCCCACCACCACAGTGGGATTTGCTTCATAAACAGCGGCAAGGGCTGTCAAGGAAGAAATCTGGTAAGAGCAGGCTGCAGTTTGTGAGAACAACTGGAGATCAAGAGGCTGATGATGAGATGTCTCCTCGGGAACCACATGGCCAAAGCTGCCTGAGTGAAATAAATGTCAAGAGTTCCTCGTTTGTTTCTTCTTGTATTGGTGTTTTCACTCACTCAGTGCCTATTAAGTGTCTTCTCACAGGCCTTCTTGGGTGCAGCCCAGCGATGTCACATAGGATTTGCATAGAAGATTCTTCCATAACAGTGTTGCAACATTCATGGAAGATGGGTTGGCAGATAAAGAGATTGAACGATACTGCACATCTTAGGCTTCTTTAGTCGAACGGGGAAGTATGCGAGAGCCAGAGTCAGCCAGCCATCAACTATAGATCCATCATCTGCTCTCATCTCATGGGAAAAAGAGTAGTAGcgttctctttttttttttttttgtttatttcttggcTCGATGTTGGCTGCATGGCCACATATATATGGATTCGAGAAGTGGTTACCCATTCATGATTTAGCAAGATATGATGATgatattgtttttcatttatttattttgtaaccTTGTTATTCTTATTGCCAGGTTGTCAACTCTGCAAAAGGAGCAAAATTTTAGCAAGAGTTGGGATCTTGATCCTGGGTGATTCTTTTGATTTGTAACATTTGCAACAAATGttggtaaaattataattaagtgACAAATTTCGTTatcccggggggggggggggggggggggggggggaagtacTACAGCGGCGGCTTGGTTTTGCTTGTGTATCTGTGAAATTGTTTGCTTGTTCTGCTTAATAATACAATCTGAAGGAATTCACAGACAGAGCTGCATGTTTATGTTTTCCAATGTAattgtgaataaaaaaaattccttccttcaatctatatatatatatgtgtgtgtgtgtgtgtgtgtgtgtgtgatattcTGGCCGAAAAATTCAAAAACCGTCAAGAGTTTTAACGTTATCGTTTTACAGCTTATGAACTATTAACCATTGGAGAGCGGAGAAAGATACTCGGAGCTTCCCGTCTCGCTCACCCGCATGCAATTCATCTTCTCTGCTTGTTTACCATTTTAACACTTACTCACcgtgcatctctctctctctctctctatatatatatatatatatatccagaCCAGTAGCAAGCAATTGAATGTTGGAAGTCTTTCCAATTTTAACCGACAGAGAAGGGGCGTCCGTCTGAATGAAGGTTTCAAATTCGAATTCAGCTAGCGCAATCACAGATTGTTACAAACGACTACTAGCGTACGGACACCCACACTACCGCCACCACTCAACCAGTTCCAGTTCCAACCTCACATCCTTGTTCAGCAAATATGTTGATAAAAGCAGCGTCTCGTCCTGGAACTCGGTCATCGCCCAGTTGGCTCGCAGCGGCGACTCTTTTGAAGCCCTCCGAGCTTTCTCCTCCATGCGAAAGCTATCTCTGACGCCCGACCGCTGCACCTTTCCCTGCACCATCAAATCCTGCTCCGCTCTCTCCGATCTCCTTTCAGGCAAACAGGCCCACCAACAAGCCTTCGTCTTCGGCTTCGGATCAGACCTCTTTGTCTCCTCTGCTCTCATTGACATGTACTCCAAGTGTGCCCAGTTGCACGACGCGCGAAGGCTGTTCGATGAAATTCCTCGTAGAAATGTTGTTTCTTGGACTTCAATGATCACAGGGTATGTCCAGAACGAAAATGCCGCCGCCGCATTAACGCTTTTCAAATCCTACTGTGAGAACGAGGGTGCAAATGACCAAGAAGAAGCCTACATAGATTCCGTCGCTATGGTTTCGGTTTTGTCTGCCTGTTCTCGTGTTTCCGTGAAGCCTACCACGGAGGGGGTTCACGGCTTTGTGATAAAGAGAGGCTTTGAGGACGATTTGGGCGTTGCGAATACCTTGATGGACGCCTACGCCAAGTGTGGTGACCTAGGGGTGTCCAGAAAGGTGTTTGACGGGATGATTCACAGGGATGAAGTTTCTTGGAATTCCATGATTGCGGCATACGCACAAAATGGATTCTCTGCTGAGGCACTGAAAATGTTTCATGACATGTTAAGAGATCAAGATGTCGGCTACAGTGCTACGACTTTGTCTGCTGTTTTGTTAGCCTGTGCACATTCTGGGGCTCTGCAAGCGGGCAAGTGTATACATGATCAGGTatttgaatcttttttttttttttttttttcgttttatTACGGGCGAATCTGGTAAATTATTGCAAACCTTTGACAACATGGAATTTCTGTTTACGTGTTTAATAATCTTATTCTGTTGTAGTTGTTTAATTTTGCAAACACCTCCCCCCTCTTTCCTTTTATAGGTCATAAAGATGGGTTTGGAGGATAATATTTTTGTGGGCACTTCCCTAATCGACATGTACTGCAAATGTGGGAGAGTGGGGATAGCAAGGAGAGCATTTAACCGCATGAAGGAGAAGAATGTGAAATCATGGACTGCTATAGTTGCTGGCTATGGCATGCATGGTCGTCCAAGAGAAGCTTTAGAAGTCTTTAACGAGATGATATACGCCGGGGTCAAACCTAATTATATAACTTTTGTGTCAGTTCTAGCTGCTTGTAGCCATGCAGGTCTAGTGGATGAAGGCTGGTATTGGTTTAAAGCCATGGAGAGCGATTTTGATGTTGAACCTGGGGTGGAGCATTATGGATGCATGGTCGATCTTCTTGGCCGCGCTGGTTTTCTTAAGAAGGCTTATGATTTGATCAAAGAAATGAAGGTGAGCCCTGATTTTGTGGTTTGGGGTTCTCTTCTTGCTGCATGTAGGATCCACAAGAATGTGGAGCTTGCAGAGATTTCTGCAAGGAAATTATTCGAATTAGATCCAAGCAATTGCGGGTACTATGTGTTGCTTTCCAACATATATGCTGATGCTGGTAGGTGGAAAGATGTGGAAAGGATGAGAATATTAATGAAGAATAAAGGGCTTGTGAAACCGCCTGGGTTCAGTTTGGTTGAATTTAAAGGTAGGGTTCATGTATTTTTGGTGGGAGACAGAGAGCATCCTCAACATGAAAGGATATACAAATACTTGGAAGGGTTGACTCTGAGGCTGCAGGAGGTCGGGTATGTTCCCAATATGACCTCGGTTCTTCATGATGTTGatgaggaagagaaggaaatgaCACTACGAGTTCACAGCGAAAAGTTGGCTGTTGCTTTTGGAGTGATGAATACAGTTCCTGGCATGACAATCCATGTTATTAAGAACCTTAGAGTTTGTGGCGACTGTCATACTGCCATTAAATTGATTTCCAAGATTGTGAATCGTGAAATTGTAGTCCGAGATTCGAAAAGGTTTCACCATTTCAGGGATGGGCTGTGTTCATGTGGGGATTATTGGTGAGCATGAAGGAATAATTTAAACTTTGACACTAGACCTGTACGCGGGGAACCAACTGATCCAGTCCGGGGGAAGATCTTTTTGTGCATGATCCAAGTGAATTGTTCGTTCTTCTTTGGTTGGAAGATACAGAGGAGTGAAGCGGACAAGGAAGAGGGAAATGAAAGAAACGAGGGGGCAGCGTTTCAGTTGCTCAACTTCATATGAATCATAAGAAAATCTATGGCAGTTTTGGTAGAGGAGTTGGATTTTAAATGGGTACGTAGGTTAATCTTTTAGAGTCTGAGGGATTATTGAAGCAGGGGCAAATACTCCGGAGACGAGgagtttgaaaataaaataaaaatattggacttGTGCATGTCATAAATTATCAAAGCGTAGCTAGAGCATGAATGAAGTCAATTAATTCCACTCACTCGTGCTGCTGAAAGCCTTCACGTATGCTCGGGCTTGCTCGATCGGGAGAGAAGAAACTGA from Diospyros lotus cultivar Yz01 chromosome 6, ASM1463336v1, whole genome shotgun sequence encodes:
- the LOC127803948 gene encoding pentatricopeptide repeat-containing protein At3g26782, mitochondrial, with protein sequence MKVSNSNSASAITDCYKRLLAYGHPHYRHHSTSSSSNLTSLFSKYVDKSSVSSWNSVIAQLARSGDSFEALRAFSSMRKLSLTPDRCTFPCTIKSCSALSDLLSGKQAHQQAFVFGFGSDLFVSSALIDMYSKCAQLHDARRLFDEIPRRNVVSWTSMITGYVQNENAAAALTLFKSYCENEGANDQEEAYIDSVAMVSVLSACSRVSVKPTTEGVHGFVIKRGFEDDLGVANTLMDAYAKCGDLGVSRKVFDGMIHRDEVSWNSMIAAYAQNGFSAEALKMFHDMLRDQDVGYSATTLSAVLLACAHSGALQAGKCIHDQVIKMGLEDNIFVGTSLIDMYCKCGRVGIARRAFNRMKEKNVKSWTAIVAGYGMHGRPREALEVFNEMIYAGVKPNYITFVSVLAACSHAGLVDEGWYWFKAMESDFDVEPGVEHYGCMVDLLGRAGFLKKAYDLIKEMKVSPDFVVWGSLLAACRIHKNVELAEISARKLFELDPSNCGYYVLLSNIYADAGRWKDVERMRILMKNKGLVKPPGFSLVEFKGRVHVFLVGDREHPQHERIYKYLEGLTLRLQEVGYVPNMTSVLHDVDEEEKEMTLRVHSEKLAVAFGVMNTVPGMTIHVIKNLRVCGDCHTAIKLISKIVNREIVVRDSKRFHHFRDGLCSCGDYW
- the LOC127803950 gene encoding uncharacterized protein LOC127803950; amino-acid sequence: MGASQSAQVVEEEEDEEENDDEEEEEEADDNVGNDARRQSGDNSLVKKLLEQEPEILPCHASASPLSPQLSSLGTPRLGPSIKVWDPYNVLAPPPPPPHFPRTFSSDAAFHDDRTITEVFFITHGDWHMNLRPDLVAGRCPEAALTPNGKRQARALAVFLKSQGVRFNAVYTSPLDRARATALSVCQEMNLAEEQIQCSEALLEMSHGHWEGCHRSEIYTSEMTSLMDRFQPDFSAPSGESLRQVEFRMAQFLNGTVVGLPEKFRSDFSPPSQNESEEFTHHSSHALTNSSIHDHRFGPSLPPPQWDLLHKQRQGLSRKKSGKSRLQFVRTTGDQEADDEMSPREPHGQSCLSEINVKSSSFVSSCIGVFTHSVPIKCLLTGLLGCSPAMSHRICIEDSSITVLQHSWKMGWQIKRLNDTAHLRLL